Genomic window (Apis cerana isolate GH-2021 linkage group LG1, AcerK_1.0, whole genome shotgun sequence):
ACAATTTGTCCCACAGGAACAGCTACTCGAATCACTGTCGCTTGATGAATCACTCGATGACGTACTTCCaccttgtttctttttcttcggactttttgcttttttcttattcggaTCTTCTTCGTTAGTATTTTGTATCCCGTTATTATCCAATGGACTTGTTtgcattttgtttaaataatcttgGTCCCCGCTTAAGTTTGCTTCTTCTTTGACGTTTGCTTTTGACGCTgcatctttttccttttctttatcCGACCATACGACACAATAATCGTGATCGGCCAACACTATACTTCTTAGAAACGCTACGTCGGTCTCTGGTTCTTGTTCTttgattgcaaaattattggttgattctttcatttctaaacTAGCAgcatatgttttaaaattatcccaGATACCATCCATGATTTCTGCCCcttgttttttctcttcttcattTTGTTCAACTTCTACTATACTGTCTGCAACAGGTTCAGAAGTCACGATTTTTGATTGATCCGGAGATATTGCATTTTCTTCGGTTGGTTTCAATTTTTCAGTATTGTCAGATTCTTTAGTCTCTTGCTTTTCTTCCTCAGAATCTGTATCACTTTCAGAAGATAAGTTCAATGGTGGTAGATCGTAAACATCAACAACCTTTTTCACAGGTTCTTTAGTTTCTTTCGTTGATTCAGAAACATTTGTATTGCCATCATTTAtacctaatttttctttatctaatttttcttcattattcgCTGGTTGTTGATTCATTGATTCCGTCAAATTTGTACTAACTGGTGGTGGTTCTTTATGAGCATTTTCATGTTTAGTCAacaattttcgagaaataaaacgCTCGGAGCATTCGCTACAAGCATACGGATGATCTCCGGAATGTAATCTTTTATGCACTTTCAATGCAACAGCTCGTGAAAAACTAGAACCACATTCTTCACAAACAAAAGCTGTAGGTGGTATACAAAAGTGATAAATATGTGGCCACTTTTTTTGTAAACACTTTTTACATAATACACTTTCTGTTCCATGCTTCCAAAACAAATGTTTTGTGATATCTGGTTTGTTTCTATATGCAATACCACATCTATAGCATAAATGATGAAGTTTATGTTTCCAAACATGATTGGAAAGACGTTGCTGATTTCCAGTAGATTCTAAGCAAACATCACATGCATGATGTCTCTTACGTAAATGTACCATTAATCTAAATGCAGATGGAAGATTTGCCATAGGACAAAGACAACATCTGTATCTGACATTAATATTTGGAGAGTATGTACCAGGACATAAGTGACAAAGTAATTCACTATAACTATAAAAAGTGGATTTAcacataatacaaattaaaattgtctTTTGATGCATCTTTCTGTTATGTAGATAAAGTTCTTTATGTATGGCAGAATGGAATCTACAATGAAAGCATTCATATGTCCTTAcatttggaatattatatgtacCATTTGTGCTACTATAAGaatctaaattaaagaaatgagaATCTATTTCATCAAGAGACTTTTTTactctattaataaattgctcTGGTTGAATAATTATGGCAGGATGTTGAGGTTGAAATTTATGTTCTGCAAGTACATGTAATCCTAATTGTTTACCATTGACTGCTATATGACGTGCGTGATTACAATAAACGCAAAAAGGACTGGCTGCTTCTATACaacgttttaataaatcttctaTCTCTATACTATCTAAGGTACCATCAACATTAAGATCAATGCAAGGAACATCCTCCCCAGCCAAAATTATTCCATCACTTGGCTGCACTTGAGATTGTGTTGAAATCTCAATCTGATTTTGATTGTTATCTTTTGTGTCTTCATCTTGTTTTCCATTTGtatctatattaattgttttttcaccaatttcaatttgattttcattatttccaatacttatatttgattcaattttaatttctgtttcTGTTTTACATTCATTACTTTCTTCAACTTCCTCAGTTTCTTCAGGATTACTATCTACTACTGCCAATTTGAAACTATCAGAATCGCTGTCTTCATCATTCACTTGATAGTTATTACTATTATCTCTTTcctcttcaaaaattttagattcctTTTCTTCTGTTAATGAACAttctgcattattattttcttctgattttctattaatatcattttctacACTATCATTATTAGTTGCAACagaaaattgagaatttttattagtacatatttttataaccaaACTTCTATCAGAAGTTTCACTGGTATTGAATGATACTGAAGACTGAGATTCATTAGGTgcatcaaaattttctttgttatcattttcataaattttttctttggacTGAAGATCAGATACATTTGATTCATGTTGAGGACTAAATAATGATCTACTAACTGGACTATGCACAGGACTTTCAGATATATGAGATTGAAAATCTtctgtttttaatatagtttctTCCATTTTGTCTTTCACTATATTTTCTTCCACTTCttgatttatagaatttatatcatttatcttaGTATTAGTTTCTTCAGTTGAGCTTAAAGATTTTGTATCAAGTTTAGCtatttcattagaatccaTTTCTGATTTATCAGATGCATTCAATGAATTAActtcatcttttatattttcttttttatttttatcatcaagATTTTCTACATTATTTGTACATCGTGATACTTCCATAATAGTTTCTGTTACACTATCATATGGCATATTATGGCTGGGTGAATTAGTAGAATTTAGTTCTGAAttactttgaaaaatctttttctcatttgtttcttccttttcctcattagattcttcaatatattttgagaCTTCCATTATAGTTTCTGAAATAGTATCTTTAGCTATATTTTGTGTTATTAAATTCTGAGAATTCTCATCCCTGTTTAATGTTTCATCAGTTATTTGGCTCTCATTTGACTGAGATACAGCAACTTTGTTATTGGTCTTTTTTGGATGAGttattttttgttgatttGACATATTATCTTCCATGTGTTtagatctattattttttattaatttccttgGGACAGTCTTATTTTCACTATTTACATCCTTATCAAATACATTAGTTGATATTACCCCTGTTTGTGTAGTAGGTGGTAAatcagaatttatttctttattagttTCAACAGCTAAACTGCAAGTACTTGCATGTGAACCTGTTTGTCTACATAATGTGCATATAGATGTAGTAATATCTTGTTTAGATGTTGGTGaacaaaaatgattataaaaattatctgttTCTGAAAAAACTTTCTCACATGTGCAACAAACTAAATAACACGATCCTTTGAAAGCACCATAAAAATCTTCAACAGATGTAAACGCCATTTCTGGAAcactatgtttttttattaaatgatgtgATAATCTTTCAGCTTGACCAAACATTCCAAggcaaaataaacatatatgacGTTTATGTATATCTctcatatgtaaaaataaattccaattttcaaaatatgtgCCACATGCTGCACAAAGATAAActtttcttgtaattttaaaattgggaGAATGTGGCACTGTAGATGATTCTGATGTGCTGGGCATTGGCGTCATTGTGGAATTGCAAGAACACGAACTTTGTTTTAATGCAGAACACAAATTTGATGATGATTGACACTTTGAACACTTATTTTTTGATGAAGGTTGAAGACCCAAATATTGTGCATATTCTGTTATTTTGCCTCGTTTGATTTCTgcccttttttctttactaCTCTTGGATGAGACATTAGAATGCGGTGATTGTTGTTCTTgcactatattttttaatgtatttgtttGTGTTTCTTGAGCTTGTGCCAAAATACGCTTTTTAAAACCTTTAAACACAATTTTTGATCCTGTACTGTTATTTTTGCTTGGAGAATCTTTGGttgtaatagaattatattgcaataattgcttttcttcttctattacaTCAGTGTATGTGTTGTCAATAGATGACTTCAGTGAATTTCCAATAGAAGTATCTTTAAGTTGTTGTTTTCCCAAAATGCTCCACATATCCATAACTTTACTTTCACCATCTTCATCTTCCATAATAACACTGCTTGGCTACAGTGATATTACctgcaacatataaaataaactttaataaaaaatattctaataataaaaatattttaataaaagagaaatactttttcacattataattaaatttatataaaattttaacaattttttattaatattaataattttttattatattaataatttttataaatgatatgaaattaataaaaaaaagattataatataatgaaatgaatgtcataaattattttaagtaaataagtaACTACAGCATCaagtattttatcaattatctaaattatatatcaattaaacaaaaattagaaataacgttttataataataacgttattataaatttataaagccatctatttatatttatttatcaaaaatcttaattttttaagaatataattataagaatgagaacaattaaatatttaaaatcattttatgtatGATTCAAACTATTAtatgacaatttaaaaaagtaaacaattGGCTTCAAAAGACAAcccataaatttaaaaacattatatgttattcagataataaatcaaagaaaattaaactttagCTTTAAATTATACTTGATAAGGTAAATAAGCAAGTAATATAATACCTCTGATAAGGGTATTACAAAATTGAGCACATGGTATGACATGCAAGAAGCCTTTCGCAGTGATCATCACTCCACGATGACACAGCCCCAAAGTTCCCACAAAAACAGTTTACTACGACGAAATTAGTGTCAAAATAAGACGAATGAAAGTACACACGAAGCCAGGATGCCGTAGTAACAAATTTCAGCAAAAAAGTATTGCTGTAAGCTTTTGTTGCACATAAGAATGATCCCAGTGCAACGAGGGTTGCATACCTTCCGGTAAAATCCGGCTTGAACGAATCTCTTGGAATTACGAAAGAGCGTACGtagtttataaaatgtaaacgataaaattgaacGCTCTTGAAGTGGTACGAAGTGGAGCACCTTAAGTGGATCGTCGCGATCCGCGCCGAAAAGGTTAGTAAAATGGCGTCATATCAATGAGCACAGCTCTGTCCGTGCTTCCAACACATCCCCAGTGATGCCACCTTTTGTCATGTTCCACTGTAGTTTGCAATAGAAGAGGTTAGGCTAAAACCATTGAGAGAAACAGAGACTGCAGTAATTCAGTTTTGTAATAATCAGTATAGAACTTCGAATCTTTCTTGAAGAATGTGATTTGACTTGAGCGCGAGTGCGTTGTTGCTTGGCCCACGGCTGTTGTGCAAAAACTCGAAACACGAAACGACGGCATCTCTCGTGGACGTATTCATATACGCCCAACGTAGTGCCTGTGATACCCCCCACTCTAACTCTTAACCTGTGCCAGCAACTTGAAGCGTTAAATTTCGGTTAAAGTCGATTTATTTCTGCgcaaatacttaaatattattaatattgttttaatttttatcaaattgttaataaagtaaaccaatttaaaatgaaaatttcttataattattacttttttaagtatttctcTTATTCCATGCATTTACTcgaaataacatatttaatatacaaatcattaataaaatgtatttattttatacatatattatatatattttatatctttttgtgcaatgtgaaaagaaataaaataaatttttcaaatataataaaatatatgatatgaatttaccaataataatattttataatttataattcacttttaaactaataaactaataaaacatattttgaattttttacaacGTTTTAtgcgaattatttaataaatttattattatttaataaatttaattatattaattatttcaacaattcctatacataatattaatatttttatcaaaataataacattttttgtatattttaaaatttttaaataagtaaattaatttttaatttaaatttattttaataatcattgcaaataatataatagtatttattgaatgtaatatttaatcattagtcaaattttttaataatagtttaaaaaactGATTATGaactttaaattgtataatgcattatttaattattattaaaaatatgtaaaaaagataCGTATTAATATACGTCATTAATAtgacattaatataaataaatagaatatattataaaaaattatgatatattaaataattatgttttgaaataacgaaattgatattatttttaacaattattcaaatagttatctaaatttaaaatttaaatttaatttttataataaaatattacatttttttattacatttattacattatttattataaaacaaatttatttacatatatctatttatataatataaattttgttcaaatagtttttatagaattttaaattgatcaaattaatttatatgtataaattcattcatatctaatattttcaaaatatgcaaagtttttatctaaatttatgaaataaaaactcagtaataaaaaaatttcagaaaacttACGTACAAATAacaaacattataatttaacaaattttatttattatcgttctatctaaataatttatcaataaatcgtttaatatctaagtttttttagaataccggttgaaataaaatacaatctatattttttattcgaaaaacatataaaagaagattttcattgtaattattgtaaatgcaTCGAAAGGTTCAACCAAATTTCAATTGGTTTATGAA
Coding sequences:
- the LOC107994833 gene encoding uncharacterized protein LOC107994833, producing the protein MEDEDGESKVMDMWSILGKQQLKDTSIGNSLKSSIDNTYTDVIEEEKQLLQYNSITTKDSPSKNNSTGSKIVFKGFKKRILAQAQETQTNTLKNIVQEQQSPHSNVSSKSSKEKRAEIKRGKITEYAQYLGLQPSSKNKCSKCQSSSNLCSALKQSSCSCNSTMTPMPSTSESSTVPHSPNFKITRKVYLCAACGTYFENWNLFLHMRDIHKRHICLFCLGMFGQAERLSHHLIKKHSVPEMAFTSVEDFYGAFKGSCYLVCCTCEKVFSETDNFYNHFCSPTSKQDITTSICTLCRQTGSHASTCSLAVETNKEINSDLPPTTQTGVISTNVFDKDVNSENKTVPRKLIKNNRSKHMEDNMSNQQKITHPKKTNNKVAVSQSNESQITDETLNRDENSQNLITQNIAKDTISETIMEVSKYIEESNEEKEETNEKKIFQSNSELNSTNSPSHNMPYDSVTETIMEVSRCTNNVENLDDKNKKENIKDEVNSLNASDKSEMDSNEIAKLDTKSLSSTEETNTKINDINSINQEVEENIVKDKMEETILKTEDFQSHISESPVHSPVSRSLFSPQHESNVSDLQSKEKIYENDNKENFDAPNESQSSVSFNTSETSDRSLVIKICTNKNSQFSVATNNDSVENDINRKSEENNNAECSLTEEKESKIFEEERDNSNNYQVNDEDSDSDSFKLAVVDSNPEETEEVEESNECKTETEIKIESNISIGNNENQIEIGEKTINIDTNGKQDEDTKDNNQNQIEISTQSQVQPSDGIILAGEDVPCIDLNVDGTLDSIEIEDLLKRCIEAASPFCVYCNHARHIAVNGKQLGLHVLAEHKFQPQHPAIIIQPEQFINRVKKSLDEIDSHFFNLDSYSSTNGTYNIPNVRTYECFHCRFHSAIHKELYLHNRKMHQKTILICIMCKSTFYSYSELLCHLCPGTYSPNINVRYRCCLCPMANLPSAFRLMVHLRKRHHACDVCLESTGNQQRLSNHVWKHKLHHLCYRCGIAYRNKPDITKHLFWKHGTESVLCKKCLQKKWPHIYHFCIPPTAFVCEECGSSFSRAVALKVHKRLHSGDHPYACSECSERFISRKLLTKHENAHKEPPPVSTNLTESMNQQPANNEEKLDKEKLGINDGNTNVSESTKETKEPVKKVVDVYDLPPLNLSSESDTDSEEEKQETKESDNTEKLKPTEENAISPDQSKIVTSEPVADSIVEVEQNEEEKKQGAEIMDGIWDNFKTYAASLEMKESTNNFAIKEQEPETDVAFLRSIVLADHDYCVVWSDKEKEKDAASKANVKEEANLSGDQDYLNKMQTSPLDNNGIQNTNEEDPNKKKAKSPKKKKQGGSTSSSDSSSDSDSSSCSCGTNCSCSSSSSGSSSSSSSSSDSDSSTSEGSPKKQSKRKKEKEGTQGAETELENKEISPDKNGSTSVPAEPVCPPQLLLRESDLETEETETDEDFYDEHPQQLANKLLAEKRNQLMLLAAVAPASTESTMPLNNGLTDTDITVPSPDTIPAATEEDQSQQKKKVKTKKRKKGEKAKQRNETPTVESIKLNIPKAFYQNNPGYSASSPALMQSNITSNMSTNDVHAMNTGESQAGIIGQNMGGSGSEAENKRSSKRKRIPKRFYGDSSDDEVEKQPTVKWRKVDTPSFTPVSTVKTLPPRLPFGGKNMAYRPMENQPENVGVTTASPTESEEPADSSSDSSDSEVESSQQMQTHLTENNPPAPERPVNLYCYCQCPYDEVSEMIACDAEDCRIEWFHFECVGIMVPPKGKWYCPDCRKKHGIVQNEDYFD